GTTCGCATTCACGATCAGGCGGACAAATATCCCGCACAACTATCAGGCGGTCAGCAGCAACGCGTCGCCATTGCGCGGGCGCTGTGCATGCAGCCCAAGATCATGCTGTTCGATGAACCGACGTCCGCTCTCGACCCAGAGATGGTCAAGGAAGTGCTGGACACCATGGTCGAGCTGGCGCGAGAGGGAATGACGATGGTCTGCGTGACGCACGAGATGGGTTTCGCCCGCGAGGTCGCCGACCGGGTGGTCTTCATGGACCGCGGAAGCATCATCGAGGAGGCAGATCCGGAAACGTTCTTCCGAGCTCCTCGCACGGAACGGGCAAGGGGTTTCCTGAGCCAGATCATTCACTAGGGTCTGGCGCGGCCCGGTCGGGGAAAGATCGACCGCGCGACGCTAGCAGCTCTTCTGCTGCAAATGCTGGACGCAGGTGCAGGTGGTCGTCGCCGGATATTTCACGTCGTAATAGGGAAAGCTCGAGGTGGCCGGGCTGTTGGTCGAGCAACGCGGGAACAGGTAGTAGCTGTCCGACAGCTTCACGGTGCCGGCGATGGTGAAGCCGAGGTTGGGCGCGTAGTCGTAGGACACCTCGCTCAAGATGAGCGAGATATTGGCGTTGCTGGTACCGCTCGGCGCGGTGAAGGATGACAGCGTCATCTGCTGACCGACGGCTCTCGCCCCCGTGGAGCTTGTCGATTTGCTCCATTGCACGGTCGCCTTGCCGCTGCTGTCAGTCGACACTTCCGAGACCGTGATCGTCATCAAGGAGGTCGTGCCGCTCTTGATGGGATATGGGGCCATGATGGCGGTCGCAGCTGCAAGGATGCCGTCCATCTGGGACGAGGTGACCGCCGTGTTCTGCGTGACCATGTCGGCGACACTGTGCGCGGTCGCGCTGACCTTGACGTTCATGGCGAGGCCGTTGCCGAGCTCGACGCCGCCGACATAGAGCACCAGCATGAACGGCACCACCATGGCGAACTCCGTCGCTGCGACGGCGCGGTCATCGGTCAACAGGTGCCGAGCGCGAGACGACAGGGCGGAGATCATCAGGTAGCTCCTGGCTCGTTCTGGAACGCAGCGGACGACATGATCAGCCTGTTGCCGTTGCTGAGATTCGAGAGGTTGAAACCGAGCGGCCCGAGGACGACCGGCCACACGTACATGACGCGGAGAACGACGATATCGCCGGCATCGCCCGGATCGTACTGCCAGACATTGGTAACCTTGCCCGAGCTGTCGAAGGTCAGGGTGGGCATCGCCGTGTTCGCTGATGTCCACGAGGTCGCCACCTGCATGTCGACCATCAGGCCGCTGCAATTGAACAGGATCACGATCTGATCGCAGACTTTCTGCTTGAAGACCGCCTGCGTCATCTGCGCGGACTGGACCTGCCCCGTCAGGACGAGGCGCGCCGACTGGCGCACCACGGATTCGAGCATCTGCTGGGCAAAGAAGACCAGGAAGGTCTGGATCAGCGCGATGATGAGGGCGAGGAACGGCGCCGCGATGAGCGCGAATTCGACGGCCGTGGCGCCCCTATCGTCCCGCGCGAAGGCGGCACAGCGGTTGCGGCGTCTCTTGGTTGTTGCGGCGGATCCGAGCATGGCCCCTTCCCTACTGCACGAGGCTGGCCGTGCTGGACGCGACCTTGAGGAAAAGGTTCGTCAGCGCCGCGGAAATGTCGCCGCCTGTCTGTACACTCGCATACAGGCCGGGCGACGCGCACGACTGCAGCCGTGTTGCGATCGTGCCCGTAGACGAGGATGGATTGTTGAATTGCGCGATCCGGCTGTTGTACCAGCTGTCGGTCGGCAGCTGCAGATATTCGGTGTAGAGGACCGCGATGCGAATCCCGCGGTTCTTGATCGTCGTGCATATCGACGTGTTGAGCGGCTGCTGGCATCGCACGGTCGAGCTGTTGCCCGTCGGGAGCGGATAGGTGGCGGCTGCGTCGCAGGTTCCAGGCTTCGGCATCAGCTTGTCTTCCACGCCGTCGGTGACGAGAAAGACCACCTCCTGCGGCGTGTCGCCCGACTGGTTGGTGCCGGTGCCGGGATTGGGCATGATGGTGTTGACGCCCGTCAGCCCGCCCGAGATATCCGTGCCGTAGTCGGTGCTGTAGACGCAGTTGCCCTTGCTGTCGAGAATGATGCAGTTCTGGTGGTCGACCGTCATGAGCTGAATGTTGGCGATCTTCGTGCCGGCGGTGGTCGGGGTGGTCAGCGTCTGGATCGTGTTGAGGGCGT
This genomic stretch from Bradyrhizobium sp. CCGB12 harbors:
- a CDS encoding TadE/TadG family type IV pilus assembly protein; this encodes MLGSAATTKRRRNRCAAFARDDRGATAVEFALIAAPFLALIIALIQTFLVFFAQQMLESVVRQSARLVLTGQVQSAQMTQAVFKQKVCDQIVILFNCSGLMVDMQVATSWTSANTAMPTLTFDSSGKVTNVWQYDPGDAGDIVVLRVMYVWPVVLGPLGFNLSNLSNGNRLIMSSAAFQNEPGAT
- a CDS encoding TadE/TadG family type IV pilus assembly protein, encoding MISALSSRARHLLTDDRAVAATEFAMVVPFMLVLYVGGVELGNGLAMNVKVSATAHSVADMVTQNTAVTSSQMDGILAAATAIMAPYPIKSGTTSLMTITVSEVSTDSSGKATVQWSKSTSSTGARAVGQQMTLSSFTAPSGTSNANISLILSEVSYDYAPNLGFTIAGTVKLSDSYYLFPRCSTNSPATSSFPYYDVKYPATTTCTCVQHLQQKSC